In Paenibacillus guangzhouensis, a single window of DNA contains:
- a CDS encoding extracellular solute-binding protein, whose translation MKLWKRTFLSGMTAVLLVGSVSACSGKTDNGASGTQQEGNGSTTSSEQKVTKLKMLGPAGINKYIKYDERENYPVWGEIDKLLKNEGLELDNEFVPAEQYEVVLKTRMASGSNLPDIVNISKLDNTTVLNLAKQGVLLDLNPLIEKYSNGNIKKMYDQEFPYARKSTTSPDGKMYWFSNLHKKTYQGKDPAPVSLTMLIRKDWLEKLNLPVPTTADEYLETLKKFRELDANGNGKKDEVLAYNYPGQFTGAIAQWFGLGSGITAVDVENKKIVSPWYQEGVKDYFRYMQRLVKEGVLDTSLIEATGEQNQQKMTDNQVASLHDYNLENYQEPTIKGGGEFLPLMPLKAVEGITPAVQQEPHFLIFNKYAITKDCKDPAAAIKFFDMVYSEKYADLMFWGIEGQTYKVESNGAKVYLNNGSAEELAKSKQVTGNMLLGDTVFPRVQFSNLEFELSSAPKYKADNELQVLTYKPYYVNMNNNFLAIPDDKQLETKTKILTNLNTYSSELATKLALGQKSLDDWDQYIAELKKLGLDQLIEIDQQLLDRYNSIQ comes from the coding sequence ATGAAGCTTTGGAAAAGAACATTTCTATCCGGGATGACGGCTGTATTGCTCGTCGGATCCGTCTCTGCTTGCAGCGGCAAAACCGATAATGGCGCGAGCGGCACGCAGCAGGAAGGCAACGGCAGCACTACTTCTTCCGAACAGAAGGTTACGAAACTAAAAATGCTCGGGCCCGCCGGCATCAACAAATATATTAAATACGATGAGCGCGAAAACTATCCGGTATGGGGTGAGATCGACAAGCTGCTGAAGAATGAAGGACTCGAGCTGGACAACGAATTTGTCCCTGCAGAACAATATGAAGTGGTGCTCAAGACAAGAATGGCGTCAGGGTCCAATCTGCCTGATATCGTGAACATCTCGAAGCTGGATAATACAACCGTGCTGAACCTTGCAAAGCAAGGCGTGCTGCTCGACCTGAACCCGCTCATCGAGAAGTACAGCAACGGCAATATCAAGAAAATGTACGACCAAGAGTTCCCTTATGCAAGAAAATCGACGACCTCGCCGGACGGCAAAATGTACTGGTTCAGCAATCTGCACAAAAAGACCTACCAAGGCAAAGATCCAGCACCTGTCTCCCTTACGATGCTCATCCGCAAAGATTGGCTTGAAAAGCTCAATCTCCCGGTTCCAACGACAGCCGATGAATATCTCGAGACGCTGAAGAAATTCAGAGAACTTGATGCGAATGGCAACGGTAAGAAAGACGAAGTGCTCGCCTACAATTATCCAGGCCAATTCACTGGTGCGATCGCCCAATGGTTCGGGCTAGGTTCGGGCATCACAGCCGTTGATGTCGAGAACAAAAAAATCGTATCGCCATGGTATCAAGAAGGCGTGAAGGATTACTTCCGCTATATGCAGCGGCTCGTGAAGGAAGGCGTGCTCGATACAAGCCTCATTGAAGCAACAGGTGAGCAGAATCAGCAGAAAATGACGGATAATCAAGTAGCTTCCCTGCACGATTATAACCTCGAGAACTATCAAGAGCCGACCATCAAAGGCGGAGGCGAATTCCTGCCGCTCATGCCGCTCAAGGCTGTAGAAGGCATCACGCCAGCGGTACAGCAGGAGCCTCACTTCCTTATTTTCAATAAATACGCCATCACGAAAGATTGCAAAGATCCCGCCGCAGCCATTAAATTCTTCGATATGGTCTACTCGGAGAAATATGCGGATCTGATGTTCTGGGGGATTGAAGGACAGACCTATAAAGTCGAGAGCAACGGCGCAAAAGTATATCTGAACAACGGATCGGCGGAAGAATTAGCGAAATCCAAGCAGGTGACGGGCAACATGCTGCTCGGCGATACCGTCTTCCCACGTGTGCAATTCTCCAACCTGGAGTTCGAGCTCTCCAGTGCGCCAAAATATAAAGCGGATAATGAACTGCAAGTCCTAACCTACAAACCGTATTATGTCAACATGAACAATAACTTCTTGGCAATCCCGGACGATAAGCAATTAGAGACAAAAACGAAAATTCTGACGAACTTGAACACCTATTCCTCGGAGCTCGCGACGAAGCTTGCGCTAGGCCAGAAATCGCTTGACGACTGGGATCAATACATTGCTGAATTGAAGAAGCTTGGCCTCGACCAATTGATTGAGATCGATCAACAATTGCTTGACAGGTACAACAGCATCCAGTAA
- a CDS encoding carbohydrate ABC transporter permease: protein MIASLKRNPNTIRQGSVVVDIVLLVIALIICFITLYPFYFVIIMSISNPQEVAAMNVFWFPKGFFLGSYELIVRDTKMWWAYSNTLIYVSAGAFLNCLMAVLGAYPLTVRGLIGRKWVVGFILIPMYFAGGLIPSYLLVNQLGMYNTMFAVIIPGMVSIWNIILVRTFFTTIPEGLKESAFIDGASHWQLLFRVVIPISKPIIAVIAIYSIVAIWNSWFDALVYLPNEKLHPLQMYLYRVVVQQSVDLKTLSLQDTRNAVENMLSNIQLKYAIIVFTTLPVIFTYPFFQKYFIKGALLGSLKE, encoded by the coding sequence ATGATCGCCTCGCTGAAGAGGAATCCGAACACGATTCGGCAAGGTTCCGTCGTTGTCGATATCGTCTTGCTCGTGATTGCGCTCATCATTTGTTTCATTACGCTATATCCTTTTTATTTCGTCATCATCATGTCCATCAGCAATCCTCAAGAAGTCGCGGCCATGAACGTATTCTGGTTCCCCAAAGGGTTCTTTCTCGGCTCCTATGAACTGATTGTCCGGGACACCAAGATGTGGTGGGCGTACTCGAATACGTTAATCTATGTATCCGCAGGAGCATTCCTGAACTGTCTCATGGCCGTACTCGGTGCTTATCCGCTCACCGTACGCGGGCTGATCGGGCGCAAATGGGTCGTTGGGTTCATTCTGATCCCGATGTATTTCGCTGGCGGATTGATTCCATCGTACCTGCTCGTGAATCAGCTTGGGATGTACAACACCATGTTCGCCGTCATCATTCCCGGCATGGTGAGCATTTGGAACATCATTCTCGTCCGAACGTTCTTCACGACGATCCCAGAGGGATTGAAGGAATCGGCCTTCATTGACGGTGCTTCGCACTGGCAGCTGTTGTTCCGCGTCGTCATTCCAATATCCAAGCCAATTATTGCGGTCATCGCCATCTATTCGATTGTCGCCATCTGGAACAGTTGGTTCGATGCGCTCGTGTACTTGCCGAATGAGAAGCTTCATCCGCTGCAGATGTATTTGTACCGCGTAGTGGTGCAGCAGTCGGTCGATTTAAAAACGCTGTCGCTGCAGGATACGCGTAATGCTGTGGAGAACATGCTGTCGAATATTCAATTAAAATACGCCATCATTGTCTTTACGACGCTGCCCGTTATTTTTACGTACCCATTCTTCCAGAAATATTTCATCAAGGGCGCACTGTTAGGTTCTTTAAAAGAATAG
- a CDS encoding ABC transporter permease gives MRATRQPGKRVSFRLRENMQLYLIMLPVLLHIFIFSYIPMYGIVIAFQNYYPGKPFFSFESANWVGLQHFIDFFNGPYFGRLMRNTFLLSFYTLVFGFWVPILFALLLNELKNGIFKKFVQTASYLPHFISNVVVAGMVLSFINADGIINAMVKLFGGESTVALNTEPGYFPAIYTITSIWKSFGWSSILYLASMSSVDPHQYEAAKMDGANRFKQMLHITLPSIRPTIFILLIFAIGNLLSANSEFILLIYNPMVYETADVIGTYLYRDGLLGGNFSLGTAVGLFIALINFSLLYVANALSRKHSDYALW, from the coding sequence ATGAGAGCAACCCGTCAGCCAGGTAAGCGTGTCTCTTTTCGCTTACGCGAGAATATGCAGCTGTATTTGATCATGCTGCCTGTCCTGCTGCATATTTTTATTTTCAGCTACATTCCCATGTACGGGATCGTCATCGCATTCCAGAATTATTACCCGGGAAAACCTTTCTTCTCTTTTGAAAGCGCTAACTGGGTTGGACTGCAGCATTTTATCGATTTTTTTAACGGTCCTTATTTCGGAAGGCTGATGCGGAACACGTTTTTACTCAGCTTCTACACGCTCGTATTCGGTTTTTGGGTGCCAATTCTTTTTGCCCTTCTACTTAATGAGCTGAAGAACGGTATTTTCAAGAAATTCGTACAGACGGCAAGCTACTTGCCTCACTTTATATCTAACGTTGTCGTTGCGGGCATGGTCTTGTCCTTCATAAATGCGGACGGCATCATCAATGCGATGGTGAAGCTGTTCGGCGGCGAGTCTACGGTTGCGCTGAATACGGAGCCAGGCTATTTTCCTGCCATCTATACGATTACGAGCATCTGGAAATCTTTTGGCTGGAGCAGTATTCTCTATCTCGCCTCAATGTCCTCCGTCGATCCGCATCAATATGAAGCGGCCAAAATGGACGGTGCGAACCGGTTCAAGCAAATGCTCCATATTACGCTGCCTTCTATTCGCCCGACGATTTTCATTTTGCTGATCTTCGCAATTGGAAATTTATTATCAGCGAACAGCGAGTTTATTCTACTCATCTATAATCCAATGGTCTATGAGACGGCCGATGTCATCGGCACTTACTTATACCGTGACGGCTTGCTGGGAGGCAATTTCAGCTTAGGGACGGCGGTCGGCTTGTTCATCGCGCTCATCAATTTCTCTTTGCTCTACGTCGCCAATGCATTAAGCCGCAAACATTCTGACTACGCTCTATGGTAA
- a CDS encoding DUF4855 domain-containing protein — MKSLKTCFSIVLVVAIMVTMNLKAQAQDSSGQSVSSSPPGIHNLAAGLDYEWSVAPIPSHPDTGRALTDGQYGNVQDYTDPAWTGHLDQKMRTVVFDMGAEKSITSVKAHFLEDYGAHNILFPLTVSVYVSNDKVHWGSVANLPTLKFLQSGPPREQTYEWDGSKSGLPSDPEATMAYARYIKVTFYTHATALIFIDEIEVWGADGRQDGAVEVPPYQPAYQEVGEATASVRNLVFLPNGYYAGGKGDFPKEKIIPFISYVNEQGEPVDWLFDSVFFAAGASPSGRDVGYGNGTLEDWKWHFEKTYNVEHGDIRQLEEAAKEVALKLNQPDHKIKVGLMVPNPGFTVSDFGDVDGDGVSENFNAGIVGEETAAVNREKAIKWWLDQAKAKWDEGNYIHLELAGMYWLDEEVSTDRAGERLVRTVSDLVHAQQMKLFWVPHFNAYKSFLWKDLGVDAAAFQPNYFFEDMNINRLEDATDIAKQYGMGIEVEFDNRMITDDVFRKRYIEYLDAGVKYGYMQPNVFKAYYQGNDAVYEAAKSTVPKTRILYDWLYQFLQGTYQKTDFTAPTINVLMNGKELLGDATVPESEAFSFTWEALDEDSGIADVKAVFDRGTYQAGSTIDLAGKPGKHRLDITAIDMVGNTAKKTFWIEVTTSVDEMIKVVTRLEAEGNFTTRGNARAVQVLLDVVKKFQEQGDIEKAMKHLRDMNIILNIGREKALMSEKAYDIVQTDVDHQLGSDLALHQKAEASSVESARPDLSPDQAVDGVYGTRWSSNYTDDSWFTVDLGEVKDFDTIVIDWEAAHARTFKILVSNDKEQWTNVIDQDGTFEGKDGKQTIRLTTTTARYVKLQGIQRATPYGYSFYAFEVHKRF, encoded by the coding sequence ATGAAATCGTTAAAGACATGCTTCTCTATTGTTCTGGTTGTAGCAATCATGGTGACGATGAATTTGAAAGCCCAAGCGCAAGACTCATCAGGTCAGTCCGTATCTTCAAGTCCGCCGGGTATACATAATCTGGCCGCAGGGCTTGACTATGAATGGTCCGTTGCTCCGATCCCATCGCATCCCGATACGGGGCGTGCGTTAACGGACGGCCAATATGGGAATGTACAGGACTATACAGACCCGGCTTGGACAGGTCATTTGGACCAAAAGATGCGTACCGTCGTATTCGACATGGGGGCGGAAAAGTCTATTACCAGCGTCAAGGCGCATTTCCTCGAGGATTACGGCGCGCATAACATCTTGTTCCCGCTAACGGTATCCGTGTATGTATCGAACGATAAAGTCCATTGGGGAAGCGTGGCGAATCTGCCGACACTGAAATTTCTACAGAGTGGCCCGCCGCGCGAACAGACCTATGAATGGGACGGAAGCAAGTCGGGGCTGCCATCCGATCCGGAGGCAACTATGGCTTACGCTCGCTATATCAAAGTTACGTTTTACACCCATGCTACGGCATTGATCTTCATTGATGAAATCGAAGTATGGGGTGCGGACGGGCGGCAAGACGGCGCCGTAGAAGTGCCTCCTTATCAACCGGCTTATCAGGAAGTGGGGGAGGCTACAGCCAGCGTCCGCAATCTCGTCTTCTTACCGAATGGCTATTATGCAGGAGGCAAAGGCGACTTCCCGAAGGAAAAGATCATCCCGTTCATCAGCTACGTGAATGAGCAAGGTGAACCCGTGGATTGGCTGTTCGACAGCGTATTCTTCGCGGCGGGGGCATCCCCGAGCGGACGGGATGTCGGCTATGGCAACGGAACGCTCGAGGATTGGAAGTGGCATTTCGAGAAGACTTACAATGTGGAGCATGGGGATATACGTCAGTTGGAGGAAGCTGCAAAGGAAGTAGCGTTGAAGCTGAACCAACCGGATCATAAGATCAAAGTTGGGTTGATGGTTCCGAATCCCGGCTTCACGGTCTCCGATTTTGGTGATGTGGATGGGGACGGCGTCTCCGAGAATTTCAATGCTGGCATCGTCGGGGAGGAGACGGCAGCCGTGAATCGGGAGAAAGCGATCAAGTGGTGGCTTGATCAAGCCAAGGCCAAATGGGATGAAGGGAACTATATCCATCTTGAGCTTGCCGGAATGTATTGGTTGGATGAGGAGGTAAGCACGGACCGCGCAGGCGAAAGACTCGTTCGTACCGTAAGTGATCTTGTCCATGCGCAGCAAATGAAGCTGTTCTGGGTGCCTCATTTCAACGCGTATAAGAGTTTTCTATGGAAGGATCTCGGGGTGGATGCTGCCGCCTTCCAGCCGAACTATTTCTTCGAGGACATGAATATCAATCGACTAGAAGATGCCACCGATATCGCCAAGCAGTATGGGATGGGGATTGAAGTGGAATTCGATAACCGGATGATTACCGACGATGTGTTCCGCAAGCGGTACATTGAATATCTGGATGCCGGGGTCAAGTATGGCTATATGCAGCCGAATGTATTTAAAGCGTACTACCAAGGCAACGATGCGGTCTATGAAGCGGCGAAGAGCACCGTTCCGAAGACTCGCATCCTCTATGATTGGCTGTATCAATTCTTGCAGGGAACTTACCAGAAGACGGATTTCACAGCTCCGACGATCAACGTGTTGATGAATGGCAAGGAATTGCTGGGGGATGCGACCGTGCCGGAATCCGAGGCATTCAGTTTCACATGGGAAGCCCTTGACGAGGATAGCGGTATCGCGGATGTGAAGGCGGTATTCGATCGTGGAACATATCAAGCAGGATCGACGATCGATCTCGCAGGAAAGCCTGGTAAACACCGATTGGACATTACAGCGATTGATATGGTAGGCAACACGGCCAAAAAAACGTTCTGGATTGAGGTCACCACAAGTGTCGACGAGATGATCAAGGTGGTTACGCGTCTCGAAGCGGAGGGGAATTTCACGACCCGCGGGAACGCTCGTGCGGTGCAAGTCCTGTTAGATGTTGTGAAGAAATTTCAGGAACAAGGCGACATAGAGAAAGCAATGAAGCATTTGAGAGATATGAATATCATACTGAACATTGGGCGTGAAAAGGCGCTGATGTCGGAGAAGGCGTATGATATCGTGCAGACGGATGTCGATCATCAGCTAGGCAGCGATCTGGCTCTGCATCAGAAAGCTGAGGCCTCATCCGTGGAATCGGCCAGACCGGATCTATCTCCCGATCAAGCGGTAGACGGGGTCTACGGAACGAGATGGTCAAGCAACTATACGGATGATTCTTGGTTTACGGTGGATCTGGGAGAAGTGAAAGATTTCGATACGATTGTTATCGATTGGGAAGCAGCCCACGCGAGAACGTTCAAAATCCTCGTATCGAATGACAAGGAACAATGGACCAATGTGATAGATCAAGATGGAACGTTCGAAGGCAAAGACGGCAAGCAGACGATCCGTCTAACGACGACCACAGCGAGATACGTCAAGCTGCAAGGTATACAGCGAGCAACGCCGTACGGTTATTCGTTCTACGCGTTTGAAGTGCATAAACGATTCTAG
- a CDS encoding outer membrane protein assembly factor BamB family protein: MKFGYRIVSGIIAGVLLFSGMVSAVGSSTTDSLLKAPEWQITLKKLDGFREAPYHVPNTNTVYLQSYTLVNSATKVWDVGVVTAADKMTGKEKWSYQFYKKGTPFPMNTSKFAYSKSGSVYALVSDALGTKLHSVNSSGKSNWTIAVPEAQDVYAMNDGTLLLVNRFTRDASGRFKMYAYNANGKKISEQSVGDMYAVVGGQYLISQIAKQGSVKLEVYGPKLNRLFTYPLPAGAVTSINEGSWVINNGDILIRMNIPKSGNKLISLNSQGKTLWGRTIAGNATVQSIGDSYVVYENGEMSLFNSKGLIQKKNIKLDDPMHEIMYTPDNKILVYSENGRSIIDPSTLEMIYNYPFDQKLLNYYYAGDGYLYAKSDEYQLMQYKLSKS, translated from the coding sequence ATGAAGTTTGGATATCGGATAGTAAGTGGAATTATTGCGGGGGTACTTTTGTTTAGTGGGATGGTATCAGCAGTCGGCAGCTCGACAACAGATTCACTACTCAAGGCTCCAGAATGGCAAATCACCTTGAAGAAATTAGATGGGTTCAGAGAAGCGCCATATCACGTTCCTAATACAAATACAGTATATTTGCAATCTTACACACTTGTAAACTCAGCAACTAAAGTTTGGGATGTAGGTGTAGTAACAGCTGCTGATAAGATGACTGGCAAAGAAAAATGGTCATATCAATTTTATAAAAAGGGTACCCCCTTTCCTATGAATACATCCAAATTTGCTTATAGCAAAAGTGGATCAGTATATGCTCTCGTTAGTGATGCGTTAGGCACAAAGCTACACTCTGTAAATTCGTCGGGCAAGAGCAACTGGACAATCGCTGTGCCAGAAGCACAGGACGTTTACGCAATGAATGACGGCACGCTGTTGCTCGTTAATCGCTTCACACGAGACGCCAGTGGTAGATTCAAGATGTATGCTTACAACGCAAACGGGAAAAAAATATCGGAACAATCGGTAGGCGATATGTATGCTGTTGTAGGAGGACAGTATTTGATTTCGCAAATAGCAAAGCAGGGGAGCGTTAAGCTAGAAGTTTATGGACCAAAACTAAACCGTCTATTTACATATCCACTGCCGGCTGGAGCTGTGACTTCCATTAATGAAGGTTCATGGGTGATAAATAATGGAGACATTCTAATACGGATGAATATTCCAAAATCGGGGAATAAGCTGATATCCTTGAACTCGCAAGGCAAAACGTTATGGGGTCGAACCATTGCTGGGAATGCAACGGTACAATCAATTGGCGATTCCTATGTAGTGTACGAAAATGGAGAAATGAGCCTTTTTAATTCAAAAGGACTGATTCAGAAGAAGAATATCAAATTAGACGATCCAATGCATGAGATCATGTATACTCCGGATAATAAAATTCTTGTTTACTCTGAAAATGGTAGAAGTATTATTGATCCTAGCACGCTTGAGATGATTTATAATTATCCGTTTGATCAAAAATTATTAAATTATTACTATGCCGGTGACGGATATTTGTATGCAAAAAGCGATGAGTATCAATTGATGCAATATAAATTATCTAAATCCTGA
- the deoD gene encoding purine-nucleoside phosphorylase, giving the protein MSVHLAAKPGDIAPVALMPGDPLRAKYIAETFLENAKCYSEVRGMLGFTGTYKGKPVTVQGSGMGVPSFAIYSTELIQDYGVKTIIRIGTCGAIQEDVKIRDVLIAQAVCTDSSINHTRFPGYSFAPIADFDLIKTAYEIGQQKNLNLRVGNILSSDVFYTEDNNKETMMKLGQYGVLAVEMETAALYTLAAKHKIKGLGMFTVSDHLITHEATSAEERQTTFNDMIVVALETAILQG; this is encoded by the coding sequence ATGAGTGTACATTTAGCAGCAAAACCAGGTGACATTGCACCCGTAGCTCTAATGCCAGGAGATCCGCTACGTGCGAAATATATTGCAGAGACTTTCCTAGAAAATGCGAAATGCTATAGCGAAGTGCGCGGCATGTTAGGTTTTACAGGTACGTATAAAGGGAAACCAGTTACTGTTCAAGGTTCCGGGATGGGTGTTCCATCGTTCGCAATCTATTCGACGGAATTGATCCAAGATTACGGCGTGAAGACCATTATCCGTATCGGTACTTGCGGTGCGATCCAAGAAGATGTGAAAATCCGCGACGTACTCATCGCGCAAGCGGTATGTACGGATTCTTCGATCAACCACACGCGCTTCCCAGGATACTCGTTCGCACCAATCGCTGATTTCGATCTGATCAAAACCGCTTACGAAATCGGTCAACAAAAGAACTTGAACCTTCGCGTAGGTAACATCTTGTCTTCCGATGTCTTCTACACCGAAGATAACAATAAAGAAACGATGATGAAACTTGGTCAATACGGCGTATTGGCTGTTGAGATGGAAACAGCTGCGCTCTACACATTGGCAGCGAAACATAAAATCAAAGGTCTTGGCATGTTCACTGTAAGTGATCACTTGATCACGCATGAAGCGACTTCAGCAGAAGAGCGTCAAACGACGTTCAACGACATGATCGTAGTAGCGCTTGAGACAGCGATTCTTCAAGGCTAA
- a CDS encoding Crp/Fnr family transcriptional regulator produces the protein MITDLRQITIFQDLPDEGVARIMPMLKKRQFRKNQVIIYEQDQNGDVFIIRSGSIKVYSLLEDKEIIYGVAFPGHVVGEIEAIHYDDYRIASIAAMETVHTWFITKQDFLKIVEEYPSVLRRSYWLLVESIRILNRKAQYISFLDTRLKAANLIYDLYCNLGMETDTESAYIINYKLTHHVIANMIGVTRESISKVLKDFQDEGIISIERKTITITDLAKLRSICDSVGHIPPKHRIWYA, from the coding sequence ATGATAACCGATTTAAGACAAATCACCATTTTTCAAGACTTGCCCGATGAGGGCGTTGCGCGCATCATGCCGATGCTCAAGAAGCGTCAATTCCGGAAAAACCAAGTCATCATCTACGAACAAGATCAGAATGGCGATGTGTTCATTATTCGTTCAGGGTCGATCAAAGTGTATAGTTTATTAGAAGATAAGGAAATCATATATGGGGTTGCCTTCCCCGGCCACGTCGTCGGCGAGATCGAAGCGATTCATTATGACGATTATCGCATTGCCTCCATTGCGGCGATGGAAACCGTCCATACGTGGTTCATTACCAAGCAAGATTTTCTCAAAATCGTGGAGGAATACCCCAGCGTGCTCCGCCGATCTTACTGGCTGCTCGTGGAGAGTATTCGAATCCTGAATCGTAAAGCGCAATATATCTCTTTCCTCGATACACGTCTAAAGGCTGCCAACCTGATCTACGACCTGTATTGCAACCTTGGAATGGAAACGGACACTGAATCCGCTTACATTATTAACTACAAACTCACTCATCATGTCATTGCCAATATGATTGGCGTGACGCGAGAGTCGATCTCCAAGGTACTAAAGGATTTCCAAGACGAGGGCATCATCTCCATTGAACGAAAGACCATTACGATTACGGATCTCGCCAAGCTTCGCAGCATTTGCGATTCCGTAGGTCACATCCCGCCGAAGCATCGCATCTGGTATGCATAG
- the deoB gene encoding phosphopentomutase, translating to MSFKRITTIVLDSVGIGELPDADKFGDVGSHTLGHIAERVPTFQLPNLQKLGLGNIAPIKSVPAVDEPLAMYGKMAETSVGKDTMTGHWELMGLNVTIPFEVYPNGFPAELIEEFEKRTGRKVIGNKPASGTDILVEYGEEQMRTGAWIVYTSADSVFQLAAHEEIIPLDELYRACEIAREMTLTAPYAVGRIIARPYVGTPGNFTRTPNRHDYALSPSGPTVLNALKDHGLDVIAVGKINDIFTGEGITEYTSTKSNEDGILKTIDYMKKDFHGMLFTNLVDFDSLYGHRRDPEGYAACLEEFDRYVPEILSTMSEDDLLIITADHGNDPIHPGTDHTREYVPVLAYSPKFQGKTATIGVRSTFADLAATIAANFQVSFDTHGKSFL from the coding sequence ATGAGTTTCAAACGTATTACAACGATCGTTCTAGACAGCGTAGGCATCGGCGAATTACCGGATGCTGATAAATTCGGGGATGTAGGATCCCATACTTTAGGGCATATCGCTGAGCGTGTGCCGACATTTCAATTACCGAACCTTCAGAAGCTTGGCTTAGGGAACATCGCTCCGATCAAGTCCGTTCCAGCAGTTGATGAGCCGCTTGCGATGTATGGTAAAATGGCCGAAACATCGGTCGGCAAGGATACGATGACTGGTCACTGGGAGCTCATGGGCTTAAATGTGACAATACCGTTTGAAGTCTATCCGAACGGATTCCCAGCCGAATTGATTGAAGAATTCGAGAAACGTACAGGCCGTAAAGTTATTGGGAATAAACCAGCGTCCGGGACGGATATCCTAGTCGAATACGGCGAGGAACAGATGCGTACGGGAGCATGGATTGTCTATACATCAGCCGACAGCGTATTCCAATTGGCCGCGCACGAAGAGATCATTCCGCTCGATGAATTGTATCGCGCTTGCGAAATTGCTCGAGAAATGACGCTAACAGCACCTTATGCTGTAGGACGAATTATTGCTAGACCTTATGTAGGAACACCGGGTAACTTCACCCGCACACCAAATCGCCATGACTATGCGCTTAGCCCGTCTGGACCGACTGTTCTGAACGCACTGAAGGATCATGGGCTAGATGTCATTGCTGTTGGTAAAATCAATGATATTTTCACAGGTGAAGGCATTACGGAGTACACTTCCACGAAGAGCAATGAGGACGGTATTCTTAAGACAATTGATTATATGAAGAAAGATTTCCATGGCATGCTGTTCACGAACCTGGTTGACTTCGATTCCTTGTATGGACATCGCCGAGATCCGGAAGGGTATGCTGCTTGTCTAGAAGAGTTCGATCGCTATGTACCTGAGATTCTCTCCACGATGAGTGAAGACGATTTGTTGATTATTACAGCAGATCACGGGAATGACCCCATTCATCCGGGAACCGATCATACGCGTGAATACGTACCGGTGCTGGCTTACAGTCCGAAGTTCCAAGGGAAAACAGCAACGATTGGCGTTCGTTCGACTTTTGCTGATTTGGCAGCGACGATTGCGGCGAATTTCCAAGTATCATTTGATACACATGGCAAAAGCTTTCTATAG